The following coding sequences lie in one Angustibacter luteus genomic window:
- the dusB gene encoding tRNA dihydrouridine synthase DusB — protein sequence MTTIALPEAPAVPELSIGPHRIGTPVVLAPMAGITNAAFRQLCRELAGQALADAGLPGVGAGLYVSEMVTSRALVERSPESMRLIQHGPGESPRSVQLYGVDPATVGAAVRMLVDEDRADHIDLNFGCPVPKVTRKGGGSALPWKATLFRDIVREAVRAAGPAGVPVTVKMRKGVDDDHLTFLDAGRTAEQEGVAAVSLHGRTAAQYYSGRADWTAIAQLKEAVTSIPVLGNGDVWSADDALEMVRQTGCDGVVVGRGCLGRPWLFADLAAAFAGQQVRVTPTLAEVTAAMRRHVELLAEHYAEAGYPDGERKACRDIRKHVAWYLKGFAVGQPSRAALAMVDTLADLDALVAELDLSQPWPGDPAEGQRGRAGTPQKRVALPDGWLDSRELQGESARMIREAELSVSGG from the coding sequence ATGACCACGATCGCCCTGCCCGAGGCACCGGCCGTGCCCGAGCTGTCGATCGGGCCGCACCGGATCGGCACGCCCGTGGTGCTGGCGCCGATGGCGGGCATCACGAACGCGGCGTTCCGTCAGCTCTGCCGCGAGCTCGCTGGCCAGGCGCTGGCGGACGCCGGCCTGCCCGGCGTCGGCGCGGGCCTGTACGTGAGCGAGATGGTGACGTCGCGGGCGCTGGTGGAGCGCTCGCCGGAGTCGATGCGGCTCATCCAGCACGGCCCGGGCGAGAGCCCGCGCAGCGTCCAGCTGTACGGCGTCGACCCGGCGACCGTGGGCGCGGCCGTCCGGATGCTCGTCGACGAGGACCGCGCGGACCACATCGACCTCAACTTCGGCTGCCCTGTCCCCAAGGTGACCCGCAAGGGCGGTGGCTCGGCCCTGCCCTGGAAGGCCACCCTCTTTCGCGACATCGTCCGCGAGGCGGTTCGCGCGGCCGGCCCGGCCGGCGTCCCGGTCACGGTCAAGATGCGCAAGGGCGTGGACGACGACCACCTGACCTTCCTGGATGCCGGACGCACGGCCGAGCAGGAGGGCGTCGCTGCGGTCAGCCTGCACGGCCGCACGGCGGCCCAGTACTACTCGGGGCGCGCGGACTGGACGGCGATCGCCCAGCTGAAGGAGGCCGTCACCAGCATCCCGGTGCTCGGCAACGGTGACGTGTGGAGCGCCGACGACGCGCTCGAGATGGTGCGCCAGACCGGCTGCGACGGCGTCGTCGTGGGCCGCGGCTGCCTGGGCCGGCCGTGGCTGTTCGCCGACCTCGCGGCCGCGTTCGCGGGCCAGCAGGTCCGGGTGACGCCCACCCTCGCCGAGGTCACTGCGGCGATGCGCCGGCACGTCGAGCTGCTGGCCGAGCACTACGCCGAGGCCGGCTACCCGGACGGCGAACGCAAGGCCTGCCGCGACATCCGCAAGCACGTCGCCTGGTACCTCAAGGGTTTCGCGGTCGGCCAGCCGTCCCGCGCCGCGCTCGCGATGGTCGACACGCTCGCCGACCTCGACGCGCTGGTCGCCGAGCTCGACCTCAGCCAGCCGTGGCCGGGCGACCCGGCCGAGGGCCAGCGGGGTCGGGCCGGCACGCCGCAGAAGCGGGTTGCCCTGCCGGACGGCTGGCTGGACAGCCGTGAGCTGCAGGGCGAGTCCGCCCGGATGATCCGCGAGGCCGAGCTGTCGGTGAGCGGTGGGTAG
- a CDS encoding DUF2469 domain-containing protein, whose protein sequence is MSAEDLENYETEMELSLYREYRDVVGLFSHVVETERRFYLANSVDVQARSEGGEVYFEVTMNDAWVWDVYRPARFVKNVKVITFKDVNVEELAKPDIELPKGSGF, encoded by the coding sequence GTGAGCGCCGAGGACCTCGAGAACTACGAGACCGAGATGGAGCTCTCGCTGTACCGGGAGTACCGGGACGTCGTCGGCCTGTTCTCGCACGTGGTCGAGACCGAGCGCCGGTTCTACCTGGCCAACTCGGTCGACGTCCAGGCCCGCAGCGAGGGCGGCGAGGTGTACTTCGAGGTCACCATGAACGACGCGTGGGTGTGGGACGTCTACCGTCCGGCCCGCTTCGTCAAGAACGTCAAGGTGATCACGTTCAAGGACGTCAACGTCGAGGAGCTCGCCAAGCCCGACATCGAGCTCCCCAAGGGCTCCGGCTTCTAA
- a CDS encoding ribonuclease HII — MSPAGRAPSLRVERSLLRDGCLLLAAMDEVGRGALAGPASVGVVLVNATVRTAPSGVRDSKLLTPAARQSLVPRIQRWALASAVGHAGPDEVDAVGILGALRLAARRALATLPAVPDLVLLDGNHDWLTDPSSAGLLAFAADAEPCPPVRTMIKADLKCSSVAAASVLAKVERDAMMTELAPAFPAYGWDVNKGYATPEHLAALTELGASEHHRRSWRLPPYDDLVPVGAPGEAPAAVVVDDGLMTEVSL, encoded by the coding sequence ATGAGCCCCGCCGGCCGGGCGCCGTCCCTTCGTGTCGAGCGTTCCCTGCTGCGCGATGGGTGCCTGCTGCTCGCCGCGATGGACGAGGTCGGCCGCGGTGCGCTGGCCGGGCCGGCCAGCGTGGGCGTGGTGCTGGTGAACGCCACCGTGCGGACCGCGCCGTCCGGCGTCCGGGACTCCAAGCTGCTCACGCCCGCGGCCCGGCAGTCGCTGGTCCCGCGCATCCAGCGGTGGGCGCTGGCCAGCGCGGTGGGGCACGCCGGCCCGGACGAGGTCGACGCCGTCGGCATCCTGGGTGCGCTGCGGCTGGCGGCTCGACGGGCGCTGGCTACGCTCCCCGCCGTCCCGGACCTGGTGCTCCTGGACGGCAACCACGACTGGTTGACCGACCCGTCGTCCGCCGGGCTGCTCGCCTTCGCCGCGGACGCCGAGCCGTGCCCCCCGGTGCGAACGATGATCAAGGCCGACCTGAAGTGCTCGTCCGTCGCCGCGGCGAGCGTGCTGGCCAAGGTCGAGCGGGACGCCATGATGACCGAGCTCGCGCCCGCCTTCCCCGCCTACGGGTGGGACGTGAACAAGGGCTACGCCACCCCCGAGCACCTCGCCGCGCTGACCGAGCTGGGCGCCAGCGAGCACCACCGCCGCTCGTGGCGGCTGCCGCCCTACGACGACCTGGTGCCCGTCGGCGCGCCCGGCGAGGCGCCCGCGGCCGTCGTGGTCGATGATGGCCTGATGACGGAGGTGTCGTTGTGA
- a CDS encoding NUDIX hydrolase, with protein sequence MSVSVIDRRAARLLCIDPSGAVLLQSVVDPAVPDVLRYVSPGGGIDPGESAHDAACREAWEELGLTLDDLGEPVEVMSNEFGFDGQRYLGHNTFYALRTERFEPVPRGMDDVERGFTRGVAWWTPDQLDALLADGADVAPSAMAGWVRDVHHRLPVQPVRPTARVLVVDRQDRALLMRAHNARHAFWFPPGGGVDPGESTLDAARRELREELGLDVGPSALGDCVWRRRHVLPVEDGGLDVRERWFLLRVEGIDVDRSGWTDLEVATIEDVRWWTVDEILAEHSDVFAPRALGALLPQLLADERAGLLDGRPPVDVGP encoded by the coding sequence GTGAGCGTGTCGGTGATCGACCGCCGTGCCGCCCGCCTGCTCTGCATCGATCCGAGCGGCGCCGTGCTGCTGCAGTCGGTGGTCGACCCCGCCGTCCCGGACGTCCTGCGCTACGTGAGCCCGGGCGGTGGCATCGACCCGGGCGAGTCGGCGCACGACGCGGCCTGCCGGGAGGCGTGGGAGGAGCTCGGCCTCACCCTCGACGACCTGGGCGAGCCCGTCGAGGTGATGAGCAACGAGTTCGGCTTCGACGGGCAGCGCTACCTCGGCCACAACACCTTCTACGCGCTGCGCACCGAGCGCTTCGAGCCCGTTCCGCGCGGGATGGACGACGTCGAGCGGGGCTTCACCCGCGGGGTGGCCTGGTGGACGCCGGACCAGCTGGACGCTCTGCTGGCCGACGGTGCGGACGTCGCCCCGTCAGCCATGGCCGGGTGGGTTCGCGACGTGCACCACCGGCTGCCCGTCCAGCCGGTGCGCCCCACCGCTCGGGTGCTCGTCGTCGACCGCCAGGACCGCGCGCTGCTGATGCGTGCGCACAACGCCCGGCACGCCTTCTGGTTCCCGCCCGGTGGCGGGGTCGACCCCGGAGAGAGCACCCTCGACGCCGCTCGCCGCGAGCTGCGCGAGGAGCTCGGGCTGGACGTCGGGCCGTCGGCCCTCGGGGACTGCGTGTGGCGCCGCCGGCACGTGCTGCCCGTCGAGGACGGCGGGCTCGACGTCCGGGAGCGCTGGTTCCTGCTGCGGGTCGAGGGCATCGACGTCGACCGTTCGGGCTGGACGGACCTTGAGGTGGCCACGATCGAGGACGTGCGCTGGTGGACGGTCGACGAGATCCTCGCCGAGCACTCCGACGTCTTCGCGCCGCGTGCGCTCGGTGCGCTGCTGCCCCAGCTGCTCGCGGACGAGCGCGCGGGCCTGCTCGACGGCCGCCCGCCGGTCGACGTCGGTCCCTGA
- the lepB gene encoding signal peptidase I, with the protein MSTPPEQADASDQPESSDQPQTRREALGEPRHRPRKQATGPMALLRETVIVVVIALGLSLLIKTFLVQAFYIPSESMEDTLQVGDRVIVSKLTPGPFDLKHGDVVVFVDPNDWLEQQPPAAPAGPVRKALTFVGLLPNDSGNHLIKRIIGLPGDHVVCCDAQGRVSVNDVPLDEPYLKPGSEPSQDPFDATVPANSLWVMGDNRQHSEDSRYKGFVPIDHVTGRAVALVWPFSRATWLSRHAATFEKVEASGP; encoded by the coding sequence ATGAGCACCCCTCCCGAGCAGGCGGACGCGTCCGACCAGCCTGAGTCCTCAGACCAGCCACAGACCCGCCGCGAGGCGCTCGGCGAGCCGCGGCACCGCCCGCGCAAGCAGGCCACCGGCCCCATGGCGCTGCTGCGCGAGACCGTCATCGTCGTCGTGATCGCCCTCGGGCTGTCCCTGCTCATCAAGACGTTCCTGGTGCAGGCGTTCTACATCCCGTCGGAGTCCATGGAGGACACGCTCCAGGTGGGCGACCGGGTCATCGTGAGCAAGCTGACCCCCGGACCGTTCGACCTCAAGCACGGCGATGTCGTGGTCTTCGTCGACCCGAACGACTGGCTCGAGCAGCAGCCGCCAGCCGCGCCGGCGGGGCCGGTGCGCAAGGCACTGACCTTCGTGGGCCTGCTGCCCAACGACTCCGGCAACCACCTGATCAAGCGCATCATCGGCCTACCCGGCGACCACGTCGTGTGCTGTGATGCGCAGGGCCGGGTCAGCGTGAACGACGTCCCGCTCGACGAGCCGTACCTCAAGCCGGGCTCGGAGCCGTCGCAGGACCCGTTCGATGCCACGGTCCCGGCGAACAGCCTGTGGGTGATGGGCGACAACCGCCAGCACTCGGAGGACTCGCGGTACAAGGGCTTCGTGCCGATCGACCACGTCACCGGCCGGGCGGTCGCACTGGTGTGGCCGTTCTCCCGGGCGACCTGGCTGTCGCGCCACGCGGCGACGTTCGAGAAGGTCGAGGCGTCCGGGCCGTGA
- the lepB gene encoding signal peptidase I, translating to MDVARGDAASAAPAAEPADTSADPTEVAPSSRGPFGGRLHSGNRAWWQELPTLIIAALLVTLIVRTFLVQAFYIPSGSMEPTLMVGDRVLVSKLSYRVGEIQRGDVIVFDGTDSFAGSGEVEPAHGVVAKVVRGIGSFFGVSASEKDFTKRVIGLPGDHVVCCDAAGRVSVNGVGVEEPYVMEGDAPSASPFDVVVPPGRLWVMGDHRSDSADSRSHLGDPGGGTVPVDRVIGKIVLRFWPLSHFGGLDDGTSVSGK from the coding sequence ATGGACGTTGCCCGAGGCGACGCGGCCTCGGCCGCTCCTGCTGCCGAACCTGCCGACACCTCCGCTGACCCGACGGAGGTCGCGCCGTCGTCCCGCGGGCCGTTCGGTGGGCGGCTGCACAGCGGCAACCGCGCGTGGTGGCAGGAGCTGCCCACGCTGATTATTGCCGCGCTGCTCGTCACGCTCATCGTGCGGACCTTCCTGGTGCAGGCGTTCTACATCCCGTCCGGCTCGATGGAGCCGACGCTGATGGTCGGCGACCGGGTGCTGGTCTCGAAGCTGTCCTACCGGGTGGGCGAGATCCAGCGCGGCGACGTCATCGTCTTCGACGGCACGGACTCGTTCGCCGGCTCGGGCGAGGTCGAGCCCGCCCACGGCGTCGTGGCCAAGGTCGTGCGCGGCATCGGCTCGTTCTTCGGCGTCTCCGCGTCCGAGAAGGACTTCACCAAGCGCGTCATCGGCCTGCCCGGTGACCACGTCGTCTGCTGCGACGCCGCCGGCCGGGTCAGCGTGAACGGCGTCGGCGTCGAGGAGCCGTACGTGATGGAGGGCGACGCCCCCAGCGCCAGCCCGTTCGACGTCGTCGTCCCGCCGGGTCGCCTCTGGGTCATGGGGGACCACCGCAGCGACTCCGCGGACTCCCGCTCGCACCTGGGGGACCCGGGTGGCGGGACGGTCCCAGTCGACCGGGTCATCGGCAAGATCGTGCTGCGGTTCTGGCCGCTCAGCCACTTCGGCGGGCTGGACGACGGGACGTCGGTGAGCGGGAAATGA
- the rplS gene encoding 50S ribosomal protein L19, with translation MHILDSLDAASLRDDVPDFRPGDTLKVHVKVVEGSRSRVQVFQGAVIRRQGDGVRETFTVRKVSFGVGVERTFPLHSPVLDKIEVVTRGDVRRAKLYYLRDLRGKAAKIKEKRETPVTR, from the coding sequence ATGCACATCCTCGACTCACTCGACGCCGCCAGCCTGCGCGACGACGTCCCCGACTTCCGCCCCGGTGACACCCTCAAGGTGCACGTGAAGGTCGTCGAGGGCAGCCGCTCGCGCGTCCAGGTCTTCCAGGGCGCGGTCATCCGCCGGCAGGGCGACGGGGTGCGTGAGACCTTCACCGTCCGCAAGGTCAGCTTCGGCGTGGGTGTCGAGCGCACCTTCCCGCTGCACTCCCCGGTCCTCGACAAGATCGAGGTCGTCACCCGTGGTGACGTGCGCCGCGCGAAGCTGTACTACCTGCGCGACCTGCGCGGCAAGGCCGCCAAGATCAAGGAGAAGCGCGAGACCCCGGTCACGCGTTGA
- the trmD gene encoding tRNA (guanosine(37)-N1)-methyltransferase TrmD: MRVDVVSIFPAYLEPLQLSLIGKAREQALLDLAVHDLRDFTHDRHRTVDDTPYGGGPGMVMRPEPWGAALDHVEAAGRTALDRPDASPYLLVPSPSGTPFTQAMAHQLADEPWLAFACGRYEGIDERVVEDAASRWRVTPISLGDYVLNGGEVAVLAIVEAVARLLPGVVGNAESLVEESHEDGLLEYPVYTKPASWRGRDVPDVLLSGHHGAIARWRHEQRLARTASRRPDLLDPSARISPPPNPDPGRSISG, from the coding sequence ATGCGGGTCGACGTCGTCAGCATCTTCCCGGCGTACCTGGAGCCGCTGCAACTGTCCCTGATCGGCAAGGCGCGCGAGCAGGCGCTGCTCGACCTGGCCGTGCACGACCTGCGGGACTTCACCCACGACCGGCACCGGACCGTGGACGACACCCCGTACGGCGGGGGACCGGGCATGGTCATGCGTCCCGAGCCGTGGGGCGCTGCGCTCGACCACGTCGAGGCGGCCGGTCGCACGGCGCTGGACCGGCCCGACGCCTCGCCGTACCTGCTGGTGCCCAGCCCGTCCGGCACCCCGTTCACCCAGGCGATGGCGCACCAGCTCGCGGACGAGCCGTGGCTCGCGTTCGCCTGCGGCCGGTACGAGGGCATCGACGAGCGGGTCGTCGAGGACGCCGCGAGCCGCTGGCGGGTCACCCCGATCAGCCTCGGCGACTACGTGCTGAACGGCGGCGAGGTGGCCGTGCTGGCGATCGTCGAGGCCGTCGCCCGATTGCTGCCTGGCGTCGTGGGCAACGCGGAGAGCCTGGTCGAGGAGAGCCACGAGGACGGCCTGCTGGAGTACCCCGTCTACACCAAGCCCGCGTCCTGGCGGGGTCGGGACGTGCCCGACGTCCTGCTGTCCGGGCACCACGGCGCGATCGCCCGGTGGCGGCACGAGCAGCGACTCGCGCGCACCGCGTCCAGGCGTCCTGACCTGCTGGACCCGTCCGCGCGGATCAGCCCGCCGCCCAACCCGGACCCGGGACGCTCGATTTCAGGCTGA
- the rimM gene encoding ribosome maturation factor RimM (Essential for efficient processing of 16S rRNA), translating into MERVVGRIGRAHGLRGEVTVEVRTDVPEERFVPGAVFVTDPAAAGPLTLADVHEHSGTLLLRFEQSTDRTSAEGLRGVMLLVSTPASDEDDAWYEDELVGLRVRSPQGEDLGEVARLDTGGAQDLLVVRRADGPNVLVPFVHALVPEVDVPGGFVVVDPPGGLFDPENAIEDQR; encoded by the coding sequence ATGGAGCGCGTCGTCGGCCGGATCGGCCGGGCCCACGGGCTGCGTGGCGAGGTGACCGTCGAGGTGCGCACCGACGTCCCCGAGGAGCGATTCGTCCCCGGCGCGGTGTTCGTCACCGATCCCGCGGCGGCCGGGCCGCTGACCCTCGCCGACGTGCACGAGCACAGCGGCACGCTGCTCCTGCGGTTCGAGCAGAGCACCGACCGGACGTCGGCCGAGGGGTTGCGCGGGGTGATGCTGCTGGTCAGCACGCCGGCCTCGGACGAGGACGACGCCTGGTACGAGGACGAGCTGGTCGGGCTGCGGGTGCGCAGCCCGCAGGGTGAGGACCTCGGCGAGGTGGCGCGGCTCGACACCGGCGGCGCGCAGGACCTGCTCGTGGTGCGCCGCGCGGACGGCCCGAACGTGCTCGTCCCGTTCGTGCACGCCCTGGTACCGGAGGTCGACGTGCCCGGCGGCTTCGTCGTCGTCGACCCGCCCGGCGGGCTCTTCGACCCGGAGAACGCGATCGAGGACCAGCGCTGA
- a CDS encoding RNA-binding protein, with amino-acid sequence MLENALDHLVRGIVEHPDDVVVRRHDGRRGEMLEVRVHPDDLGRVIGRAGRTASALRTVVGALANGRSIRVDIVDTDRVR; translated from the coding sequence GTGCTCGAGAACGCGCTCGACCACCTCGTCCGCGGCATCGTCGAGCACCCGGACGACGTCGTCGTCCGTCGGCACGACGGCCGCCGCGGCGAGATGCTCGAGGTTCGCGTGCACCCGGACGACCTCGGTCGGGTCATCGGCCGCGCCGGCCGCACGGCCAGCGCATTGCGCACCGTCGTCGGGGCGCTCGCGAACGGCCGCTCGATCCGGGTCGACATCGTCGACACCGACCGGGTCCGCTAG
- the rpsP gene encoding 30S ribosomal protein S16: MAVKIRLKRLGKIRAPYYRVVVADSRTKRDGRSIEEIGKYHPTHDPSVIEIDSERAQYWLGVGAQPTEQVLVLLKITGDWQKFKGLPGAEGTLRVAEAKPSRDELFNAAAKQSADEPKEGATTAKAKKSAKKAEEPKAEEPKAEADEVKAEEPKADEAKADEVKAEEPKADEAATGDSTEA, from the coding sequence GTGGCCGTCAAGATCCGTCTCAAGCGCCTGGGCAAGATCCGGGCCCCGTACTACCGCGTCGTCGTCGCCGACTCGCGCACCAAGCGTGATGGTCGTTCGATCGAGGAGATCGGCAAGTACCACCCCACCCACGACCCGTCGGTCATCGAGATCGACTCGGAGCGGGCGCAGTACTGGCTCGGTGTCGGCGCGCAGCCGACCGAGCAGGTGCTCGTGCTGCTCAAGATCACCGGTGACTGGCAGAAGTTCAAGGGCCTGCCGGGCGCCGAGGGCACCCTGCGCGTCGCCGAGGCGAAGCCGTCGCGTGACGAGCTGTTCAACGCTGCTGCGAAGCAGTCCGCGGACGAGCCCAAGGAGGGCGCGACCACGGCCAAGGCCAAGAAGAGCGCCAAGAAGGCCGAGGAGCCGAAGGCTGAGGAGCCCAAGGCTGAGGCCGACGAGGTCAAGGCTGAGGAGCCGAAGGCTGACGAGGCCAAGGCCGACGAGGTCAAGGCTGAGGAGCCCAAGGCCGACGAGGCCGCGACCGGCGACAGCACCGAGGCCTGA
- a CDS encoding GNAT family N-acetyltransferase: protein MLSARGERVHVRPVAPQDVEPFRAAVAASNERISRWNPVDAERIQLDLADQSPTRRTLMIVANDPGGAHGLVGRVNVSNLVRGTFQSASMGYDAYDPYAGRGLFREGLGLVVDLAFRSQDEGGLGLHRIEANVQPANSRSAGVLRSLGFRHEGETPRMLWLNGPGGHAWRGHERYAVTIEEWPATPYAPHRRARRVVLVNGLPGSGKTTLAGALAEELALPLLSKDLVKEAVGDRLPPGDAARLGGSSSLLGAGSIEAVWALLAGCPSGAVVENWWAREYVDLALTGLHSAGVNPESAVEVWCDVPAAVARQRYETRTRSVVHGPSLDLPWWDGPAPAAAAPLALGPVVRFDTRPALSRAAVARLALDVRALTP, encoded by the coding sequence GTGCTGAGCGCTCGCGGCGAGCGGGTGCACGTGCGTCCGGTCGCGCCGCAGGACGTCGAGCCGTTCCGCGCCGCCGTCGCCGCGTCCAACGAGCGGATCAGCCGCTGGAACCCGGTCGACGCCGAGCGGATCCAGCTCGACCTGGCCGATCAGTCGCCCACCCGCCGGACGCTGATGATCGTGGCCAACGACCCCGGGGGAGCGCACGGCCTGGTCGGCCGGGTGAACGTGTCCAACCTGGTCCGCGGCACCTTCCAGTCCGCGTCCATGGGGTACGACGCCTACGACCCGTACGCCGGGCGCGGGCTGTTCCGGGAGGGTCTCGGTCTCGTCGTGGACCTGGCGTTCCGGTCCCAGGACGAGGGCGGGCTGGGCCTGCACCGGATCGAGGCGAACGTGCAGCCGGCCAACAGCCGATCCGCGGGGGTGCTGCGGTCGCTGGGGTTCCGGCACGAGGGCGAGACCCCACGGATGCTCTGGCTGAACGGTCCGGGCGGGCACGCCTGGCGCGGTCACGAGCGGTACGCCGTGACGATCGAGGAGTGGCCAGCGACGCCGTACGCCCCGCACCGCCGGGCCCGCCGGGTGGTCCTGGTCAACGGCCTGCCGGGGTCCGGCAAGACGACGCTGGCCGGCGCGCTGGCCGAGGAGCTGGCGCTGCCCCTGTTGTCGAAGGACCTGGTGAAGGAGGCGGTCGGCGACCGGCTCCCGCCGGGGGACGCGGCCCGGCTCGGCGGATCGAGCTCGCTGCTGGGCGCGGGGTCGATCGAGGCGGTGTGGGCCTTGCTGGCCGGCTGCCCGTCCGGGGCGGTCGTGGAGAACTGGTGGGCGCGTGAGTACGTCGACCTGGCGCTGACCGGCTTGCACTCGGCCGGCGTCAACCCGGAATCGGCTGTGGAGGTCTGGTGCGATGTCCCCGCGGCCGTGGCGCGCCAGCGGTACGAGACGCGCACCAGATCCGTCGTCCACGGGCCCTCGCTCGACCTTCCGTGGTGGGACGGGCCGGCACCCGCCGCCGCTGCGCCGCTGGCGTTGGGGCCGGTCGTGCGATTCGACACCCGCCCCGCGCTGAGCCGGGCCGCCGTCGCGCGGCTCGCCCTCGACGTCCGCGCCCTCACCCCCTGA
- a CDS encoding amidohydrolase family protein: MSDDVLHLTGPVLVGPLEEREQAWVVGGRLTFDVPQASGADVVRVDGWVLPGLVDAHCHVGLDAHGAVDDATSRAQAEADRDAGTLLIRDAGSPADTRWVDDEPDLPRIIRAGRHIARPRRYIRNFAWEVEPDQLVEQVRAEARAGDGWVKLVGDWIDRDTGDLAPCWPADVLAAAMAAAHEDGARVTAHCFGEDCLPDLIAAGIDCIEHACGLTADTVAAAVARDVAIVPTLVNIATFPSIADSGEAKFPTYARHMRDLHSRRYDTVRSAFEEGVRVYCGTDAGGSLPHGLVAQEVAELHAAGLPRLDALAAATWAARDWLGREGLVEGASADLVVYPADPREELAVLGQPSAVVLRGRTC; the protein is encoded by the coding sequence ATGTCCGACGACGTGCTGCACCTGACCGGTCCGGTGCTCGTCGGCCCGCTCGAGGAGCGCGAGCAGGCGTGGGTGGTGGGGGGTCGGCTGACCTTCGACGTGCCGCAGGCGAGCGGCGCCGACGTCGTCCGGGTCGACGGGTGGGTGCTGCCCGGCCTGGTGGACGCCCACTGCCATGTCGGTCTGGACGCGCACGGCGCCGTGGACGACGCGACCTCGCGCGCCCAGGCCGAGGCGGACCGCGACGCGGGCACGCTGCTGATCCGGGACGCCGGCAGCCCGGCGGACACCCGCTGGGTCGACGACGAGCCGGACCTGCCGCGGATCATCCGAGCGGGTCGGCACATCGCCCGCCCCCGCCGGTACATCCGCAACTTCGCCTGGGAGGTCGAGCCCGACCAGCTCGTCGAGCAGGTCCGGGCCGAGGCGAGGGCGGGGGACGGCTGGGTCAAGCTCGTCGGGGACTGGATCGACCGGGACACCGGCGACCTCGCGCCGTGCTGGCCGGCGGACGTGCTCGCCGCGGCCATGGCCGCCGCCCACGAAGACGGGGCGCGGGTCACCGCGCACTGCTTCGGCGAGGACTGCCTGCCGGACCTCATCGCCGCCGGCATCGACTGCATCGAGCACGCCTGCGGCCTCACCGCCGACACCGTCGCGGCCGCCGTGGCGCGCGACGTCGCCATCGTTCCCACGCTGGTCAACATCGCGACGTTCCCGTCGATCGCGGACAGCGGGGAGGCCAAGTTCCCCACGTACGCGCGGCACATGCGCGACCTGCACTCCCGGCGGTACGACACCGTGCGCTCGGCGTTCGAGGAGGGCGTGCGGGTGTACTGCGGCACGGACGCCGGCGGCTCACTGCCGCACGGGTTGGTGGCCCAGGAGGTCGCCGAGCTGCACGCCGCCGGGCTGCCCCGGCTGGACGCGCTCGCGGCCGCGACGTGGGCGGCCCGCGACTGGCTGGGTCGCGAAGGCCTGGTCGAGGGCGCCAGTGCCGACCTCGTGGTCTACCCCGCCGACCCGCGCGAGGAGCTCGCCGTGCTGGGGCAGCCGAGCGCCGTCGTCCTGCGTGGACGCACGTGCTGA